TTGATCGTGTTGAAGGCGCCTTTCAGATTGACCGCGATCACCTCGTCAAAATCAGCTTCCTTCATCGCCAATAACAATTTATCCTTGGTAATGCCGGCATTGTTGACGAGAATGTCAATCGAACCGAAATCCGCAGCAATTTTCTGAAAAGTCAGGCCGACTTGTCCGGCATCGGCTACATTGCAGGGGTAGATGCTGATTTTCACCGGATAAACCGCCAGCTGCGCCTGCAACTGGGCTGCTTTTGCCTGGTCCTGACGATAAATCAAAGCGATATTGGCTCCGTTTTTGGCATACAAGCTGCAAATTGCGGCACCAATGCCACGGGAACCGCCGGTGATCACCGCTGTTTTACCCTGCAGCATGCTCTGCCACCTCTTTCACGACTCTGGCCGGGTCCGCCGATGTTTCCACACCAAAGACACGGCTCCCGGGCAGGATTTTGCGGATCAATTTCTGCAGCGTATTGCCGACCCCAACCTCCACAAACGTATCGAAGCCATCCGACGACATCTGCTCGATCGTCTTTTGCCAGAGAACCGGATGGTCTATTTGGCGGACCAGCCAATCACGTGGCTCGTCACGGTAAATTTGCGCATTGCAGTTGGCATAAACCGGGTAAGCGGTCGGCTGCATTGCAAAGGCTGGCAGGACGGCGGCAAATTGTTCGGCTGCCGCTGACATAAAAGGGGAATGGAAACCGCCGCTGACCGCCAGGGGCAGACAAAGACCGCCGGCTTGTTTGACTTTTACCGCCAGCTCTTTCAGACTCTCGGGATTGCCTGCCACAACCAATTGATCCGGACTGTTATAATTGGCGGGGTACACTTCCGGCAGCGCCCGGCAGAGCTCTTCTGCTTTGCTTTTGCTTAGTTTCATGATCGCTGCCATGCCGGCAGGGTGGTTTTTGGCGGCGCTGCTCATGGCTAAACTGCGCTCGACGGTGATTTTGAAACCGTCGAGGGCCGTGAAGCAGCCGGCAAAAGCCAAAGCGGACAATTCGCCCAGGGAAAAACCGGCTGCGCCGTCCGGTTGCAGACCGGCTTTCTGTAAAGCCAGGGCAGCGGCGAAATCCGCCAGGTAGAGGCAGGGCTGCGTGTTTTCCGTCCGCTGCAGTTCCTCTTCCGTTCCGAAAAAACACTGGTGCAGGGTCTGCGGCCGAATTGCTTCCGCTGCCTGAAAAAGCGCATGGATTTCCGCATCACTTTCATAGAAAGAATACGCCATGCCGACTTTTTGGGCTCCCTGACCGGAAAAAACAAAGGCTAATTTACCCATTGATTGGCTCCTTTCAGCAAGTCTGCGGCTTGGGCGACGATTTCCTGCAGGATTTCTGCGGCTGAGGCCTCCTGCGAAACCATACCGGCGATTTGACCGGCCATGAAGCAGCCGTTTGTGGCGTCCCCCTCCAGAGCGGCTTTGCGCAAGGCGCCGGCGCTCAGTTGAGACAAGGTTTCTGCTGTGGCCTCCGGAGTGAATTCCAATTTTAAATAAGATCGGCTGAAGGGGTTTTTCAGACAGCGGCAGGTGGTGCCCTGAAAACGGCGTCCGGTCGCGACGGTGGAGATATCATTGGCTGACTTGATCATTGCTTTGTAAACGGGATGGACGCCGCATTCTTTGGCCAATAAAAAACGGGTGCCCATTTGGATACCGGCAGCTCCCAAAAGCAGACAGGCGGCCAAACCTCTGCCGTCCGCAATACCGCCGGCAGCGACAACGGGAATGCGAACCGCATCACAGACCTGCGGCAGCAAACTCATGGTGGTGGTTTCGCCGATGTGTCCGCCGGATTCACTGCCTTCCGCAATCACCGCATCGGCTCCGATTTTTTCCATCAGGCGT
The window above is part of the Negativicutes bacterium genome. Proteins encoded here:
- a CDS encoding ACP S-malonyltransferase encodes the protein MGKLAFVFSGQGAQKVGMAYSFYESDAEIHALFQAAEAIRPQTLHQCFFGTEEELQRTENTQPCLYLADFAAALALQKAGLQPDGAAGFSLGELSALAFAGCFTALDGFKITVERSLAMSSAAKNHPAGMAAIMKLSKSKAEELCRALPEVYPANYNSPDQLVVAGNPESLKELAVKVKQAGGLCLPLAVSGGFHSPFMSAAAEQFAAVLPAFAMQPTAYPVYANCNAQIYRDEPRDWLVRQIDHPVLWQKTIEQMSSDGFDTFVEVGVGNTLQKLIRKILPGSRVFGVETSADPARVVKEVAEHAAG
- a CDS encoding nitronate monooxygenase, with protein sequence MNGAQLRSPLCSLLNIRYPIFQGGMAWIADAKLAAAVSNAGGLGIISAMNADADYLKAQIAAARLLTDRPFGVNLMLMSPFADDAAELVRSEKVSVVTTGAGIPTAYLGAWKAAGIKVIPVIASVASARLMEKIGADAVIAEGSESGGHIGETTTMSLLPQVCDAVRIPVVAAGGIADGRGLAACLLLGAAGIQMGTRFLLAKECGVHPVYKAMIKSANDISTVATGRRFQGTTCRCLKNPFSRSYLKLEFTPEATAETLSQLSAGALRKAALEGDATNGCFMAGQIAGMVSQEASAAEILQEIVAQAADLLKGANQWVN